The sequence AAGAAAGGTTTAGTGAGTCTCAATGGACTTACAATCCTAACTTTGTGAAACTTGCAGAAGCTTATGGAATTCCTGGAATGCGGATTGAACATAAATCTGAAATTGAAAAAGGTGTGGAATTTTTCTTAAAAGATAGTGGATCTGCTCTTATTGAAGTAATGATCCCTGCAGAAGAAAAAGTATTCCCAATGATCCCTGCTGGAAAATCACAACAAGATCTAATTGAATTCAAAGACTTGGGGAAATTAAAAAAATGAAACACACTCTAAGTATTTTAGTAAATAACCATCCAGGTGTGATGAGCCATGTTTCCGGTCTTTTCACTCGTCGCGGTTATAATATTGATTCGATTGCGGTTGGTGTGACTGACAATGTTGATGTTTCGTCTATGACCATTGTTCTGAACGGGGATGATTTTATCGTGGGGCAGGTGAAAAACCAACTCCTCAAATTGCCTGATGTATTAAAAGTCCAAGATATGGCTTATGCAAGTTCTGTCCAAAGAGAACTTGTCCTCATTTCCTTTTCGATTACAGAAACCAATCGAAGTGAAGCTCTCACCATTTGTAATGGATTTGATGTGAAAATTTTAGAAATGACGGAAGATTCTCTCCTCATTGAATTTTCAGGGAATTCTAGACAAGTCACGAATGTAATTTCGGTGATTAAACCTTTTGGAATTCGTGAGATCTCTCGTACGGGCCAAATTGCCATAGCGTATCGGAACCAAAACTCCGTTTAATCCACTTGACAGCAGAAAAATTTTAGGGGAACATTGGGGCCTTAAGTGAGCTTCGTTTGTTCCTATGGTTCGTAAATTTACATTTTTTTGCCTCTTTCTCCTAACTACTGTTATCTATACCGAAACTGAACGGAATACGGTTCCTCTGAAACGAGGTCCAAGTTCTGATGTTTTGTATTTTGATTTTGGAGAAACTGCCCCCACTTCTTTTTTCTCTGTAGAAAGACTTCAGGAACCTAAATTAGAAGATTTAAAATTAGGATTCTTAGAACCAAGTCCAGGTTATTACAATGGGCCAGATGGTGGGGAAGTTTACCAATGGGCTAAAAACCATTACCAATGGAAAAGGGCTGATGGTAGCGTATATACCGAATGGGCAAATGGAACTTTTAAATTAGACTTTCCATCAGGAATTGGTTTTGTTTCTTCGCCGGTCACTTGTAACGGATGTTTGCCGACTGCGGTTTGGAACTATCCTGATTTAACTAAGATCACAAAGTATTGGAATGCCAATCGAAAAGAATACGACTATACCTTCCAAAAACCCTTAAACTTTGAAAACTACCTACTTGTCAAAGAAACCGAATTTGGAAAACCAAAACTAGAAATTGGAAACTATGTACTATATGGTTCTGAGAAATGGTCGGAATACCTTCGCGTATTTAGTGGCAATTTCAAACTCAAACCCTTTCTTCAATACATGAAATCGGAATTTCAATTAGAGAATCGTGGAAAGATTCCTGTTTTGTTATTTGATAAATATGAAGATATCACAGAATATATTGGTGCTGATATCCCCGGTGGATCAGAAGAAGGTGGGTTTGGTGGTCGAGATTCTGTCACTCTCTGTTGTGGGGAAAAGATGCCACAAGCTACGGGAAATCCTGAATTTGATGCGGATGCCTTACGACGTTTTCATTTTGGAGTATTTTATCATGAAGCCGTCCATAATTTAGAACAAATCTCTTGTTTAAAAATTCAAACGGAAACTGGAAAGTTTCCACAAACTGACATTCAGGATCCATGGTTTGACGAAGGTTTAGCAAATTATGTAGAATCAAAATTCTACGAACGAAGACTATTCTATATCTATAATGATGCAGAAAAGTTAATTCGGGAAAATAAAGTTCCAAAAACCTTCAAAGCATTGTTAGATGCCAAGTATAAAGATTTACTTCCTTATTCCATTGGCCCACTTCTCATCAAACATATCCATGAAACCTTTGGAAAAGAAGCTATAATTTCTTACCAAAAGGATACTTGTGTGGGAACGGCATCTGCACTTGCATTACAAAATGCGACTGGTGTCTCTCCTGATCAAATTTTAAAAGACAGTTTACAAAGGTTTGAAAAGGATCGGGATCTAATTCTTCGAGATGGCAAAAAACTTCAGTTAGCTGGTTTTACTGTTATGAATGCAAAGTCTCCAGCAGATTA is a genomic window of Leptospira brenneri containing:
- the ilvN gene encoding acetolactate synthase small subunit; amino-acid sequence: MKHTLSILVNNHPGVMSHVSGLFTRRGYNIDSIAVGVTDNVDVSSMTIVLNGDDFIVGQVKNQLLKLPDVLKVQDMAYASSVQRELVLISFSITETNRSEALTICNGFDVKILEMTEDSLLIEFSGNSRQVTNVISVIKPFGIREISRTGQIAIAYRNQNSV
- a CDS encoding peptidase MA family protein, encoding MVRKFTFFCLFLLTTVIYTETERNTVPLKRGPSSDVLYFDFGETAPTSFFSVERLQEPKLEDLKLGFLEPSPGYYNGPDGGEVYQWAKNHYQWKRADGSVYTEWANGTFKLDFPSGIGFVSSPVTCNGCLPTAVWNYPDLTKITKYWNANRKEYDYTFQKPLNFENYLLVKETEFGKPKLEIGNYVLYGSEKWSEYLRVFSGNFKLKPFLQYMKSEFQLENRGKIPVLLFDKYEDITEYIGADIPGGSEEGGFGGRDSVTLCCGEKMPQATGNPEFDADALRRFHFGVFYHEAVHNLEQISCLKIQTETGKFPQTDIQDPWFDEGLANYVESKFYERRLFYIYNDAEKLIRENKVPKTFKALLDAKYKDLLPYSIGPLLIKHIHETFGKEAIISYQKDTCVGTASALALQNATGVSPDQILKDSLQRFEKDRDLILRDGKKLQLAGFTVMNAKSPADYQSFLEKGFSLPESALEIKTYAQLPSLQKIFLASVDSFSGKMEGEFLGVGSSYFYLWKKGNYRWSGDSFEANVFPGNQILFRGSNYTLIEWEDGKKQYISPKGDSVMFFNLESKSYKDADGKPVTP